A region of Salinibacter sp. 10B DNA encodes the following proteins:
- the tsaD gene encoding tRNA (adenosine(37)-N6)-threonylcarbamoyltransferase complex transferase subunit TsaD, translated as MRVLGLESSCDDTAAAVLDDGTVRSNIISSQHDLHEEYGGVVPELASRDHQRLIVPVVQKALSEAEVGADTLDAVAVTYGPGLPGSLLVGLSFAKAFARGLNVPLIGVNHLEGHLYSGDFASPSPPRPYLCLIVSGGHTELVYVEEDFSYTVLGRTRDDAAGEAFDKIAQLFGLSYPGGPAIDQQAAGGDPTFHDFPRTRLDNLDFSFSGLKTSVLYYLRNFSDAERERVLTEHLDDLCASVQAAIVDVLVGAVRRAAEETGAEHVAVVGGVAANRELRRRGAVVGAEEGFEVYVPDLSYCMDNAAMIAHAGALRIAAGDEHSSTLDVVPQLQIEE; from the coding sequence ATGCGTGTTCTCGGTCTTGAAAGTTCGTGTGACGATACCGCCGCCGCCGTGCTGGACGATGGCACTGTGCGGTCGAATATCATTTCCTCTCAGCACGACCTGCACGAAGAATATGGCGGCGTTGTGCCGGAACTGGCCTCGCGCGACCATCAGCGCCTCATTGTGCCCGTCGTGCAGAAGGCGCTGTCCGAGGCCGAGGTGGGGGCCGATACGCTGGACGCCGTAGCGGTGACATACGGGCCGGGGCTTCCCGGGTCCCTGCTCGTGGGGCTCAGTTTTGCGAAGGCGTTCGCCCGCGGCCTCAACGTGCCGTTGATTGGGGTCAACCATTTGGAGGGGCACCTATACTCGGGCGATTTTGCGTCGCCATCGCCCCCGCGTCCGTACCTCTGCCTCATCGTCTCCGGGGGACACACCGAGCTCGTTTACGTCGAGGAGGATTTTTCGTACACCGTGCTCGGGCGCACTCGCGACGACGCCGCCGGAGAGGCCTTCGATAAGATTGCTCAGCTTTTCGGGCTTTCGTATCCGGGAGGACCGGCCATCGATCAGCAGGCGGCAGGCGGCGATCCCACGTTTCACGACTTTCCCCGCACTCGGCTCGACAATCTCGATTTTTCGTTCAGTGGGCTCAAAACCTCAGTGCTCTACTACCTGCGCAACTTTTCGGACGCAGAGCGCGAACGGGTGCTCACGGAGCATCTCGACGATCTCTGCGCGTCGGTGCAGGCGGCGATTGTCGATGTCCTTGTGGGAGCGGTGCGCCGGGCTGCGGAGGAGACGGGCGCTGAGCACGTGGCCGTGGTGGGCGGCGTGGCGGCCAACCGAGAGTTGCGGCGCCGGGGGGCGGTCGTAGGGGCCGAAGAGGGATTCGAGGTGTACGTGCCCGACCTCTCGTATTGTATGGACAACGCGGCCATGATCGCGCATGCAGGAGCGCTCCGGATTGCGGCCGGCGACGAGCATTCTTCGACGCTAGACGTCGTGCCGCAGCTGCAGATTGAAGAGTGA
- a CDS encoding putative manganese transporter, with the protein MSVQDALDILIFSIRDGFVQVSAFVAMTVLLFSYVQYRTGGRIVTFLKNHKRMQPIAGALLGLTPGCGGAIVAMPLYIRGTISFGSVVATLGATAGDSAFVILAIAPGAGVYAYGLAFITSVLFGYAIDYWGLGIRRIDDAVERIAASMSSDGFATPSVATSGPSVRPAALQSSVIDGSPESGVSRQAVQSVPSLGDGPAANGWGGGGTAAEDLSNSDCSVGSVCPAPATNATSEASSAPDGSAGMMSTISHGVHLLWWFVAVAGLVAGVMYLVRGAPEVALEFAPTFFGLFTVAGLLGTALSFYLYFVGRQYMDEGGGRVRERFGSAYETFEHAAMETSMVTVWVIAGYLLYEYTMGVFSLDLRALSAAAGVFAPMAGAALGLVPGCTPQIIFAQLYAVEEVIPFSALVANAISQDGDALFPLMAIDMKAAIVATIYTTIPALIVGVLVHYFWPFARFGFGVIGG; encoded by the coding sequence ATGTCCGTTCAGGACGCTCTCGACATCCTGATTTTTTCGATCCGGGATGGATTCGTGCAGGTCAGCGCGTTCGTCGCTATGACCGTGCTGCTGTTCAGCTACGTACAGTATCGCACTGGGGGCCGAATCGTCACCTTCCTGAAGAACCACAAGCGAATGCAGCCCATCGCCGGGGCATTGCTTGGGCTTACTCCGGGCTGCGGCGGGGCGATTGTGGCGATGCCGCTCTACATCCGCGGCACGATCAGCTTCGGGTCCGTTGTGGCGACCCTTGGGGCCACGGCCGGCGACTCTGCTTTCGTGATTCTCGCGATCGCTCCCGGGGCTGGGGTGTACGCCTACGGGCTTGCGTTCATCACGAGTGTTCTGTTCGGATACGCCATCGACTATTGGGGGCTCGGCATTCGTCGCATCGACGACGCTGTCGAGCGCATCGCCGCGTCGATGAGCTCCGACGGGTTTGCCACCCCGAGCGTTGCCACGAGCGGCCCCAGCGTACGCCCCGCCGCTCTACAGTCGAGCGTTATCGACGGCAGTCCTGAATCCGGGGTGTCCCGTCAGGCCGTTCAGTCCGTCCCCTCCCTCGGGGACGGTCCGGCGGCGAATGGATGGGGGGGAGGCGGAACGGCTGCCGAAGACCTGTCCAATTCTGATTGTAGTGTCGGTTCTGTCTGTCCGGCACCGGCGACGAATGCGACATCGGAGGCGTCTTCTGCGCCGGACGGGTCGGCCGGCATGATGAGCACCATCAGTCACGGGGTGCATCTCCTCTGGTGGTTCGTTGCCGTGGCAGGGCTCGTGGCGGGCGTGATGTATCTGGTCCGGGGGGCTCCGGAAGTGGCTCTCGAATTCGCCCCGACCTTCTTTGGGCTTTTCACCGTCGCGGGGCTGTTGGGCACAGCGCTTTCGTTTTACCTCTACTTCGTCGGGCGCCAGTACATGGACGAGGGGGGCGGTCGGGTGCGCGAGCGCTTCGGGAGCGCGTACGAGACATTCGAGCACGCTGCCATGGAGACATCCATGGTTACGGTGTGGGTGATTGCCGGGTACCTCCTGTATGAGTACACCATGGGCGTCTTTTCTCTCGACCTCCGCGCGCTGTCCGCGGCCGCCGGTGTGTTTGCCCCCATGGCGGGGGCGGCCCTTGGTCTCGTGCCGGGCTGTACGCCGCAGATCATCTTTGCGCAACTCTACGCCGTCGAGGAGGTCATTCCGTTTTCTGCCCTCGTGGCCAACGCGATCAGCCAGGACGGCGATGCTCTGTTTCCGCTCATGGCAATCGACATGAAGGCGGCCATCGTGGCCACAATCTACACGACGATTCCGGCGCTTATCGTGGGCGTGCTCGTGCATTACTTCTGGCCTTTTGCCCGCTTTGGATTTGGGGTGATTGGGGGATGA
- the mltG gene encoding endolytic transglycosylase MltG, with protein MRTQSLLVLIAALVFGVGAGVGGAILFGPNTGSYDGSRDLIIPNGASLDQTVDSLQAENILVVPSTFRLVARATGWGAQIKPGHYRVEAHTSNYRLLDKLRRGLQAPVRVIIPPGSRPSTVAKVMANRLELDADAFLSALRDTSLAQEVGTTPSRLFGYMLPETYEFYWQTPAETIVRRIKTSFDRYYERRLAPGADSLGLTKREVVTLASIVEWEALQDQEKPRIAGVYLNRLERGWRLQADPTIQYVLIQTRGERTSRVLYRDLEIDHPYNTYQIDGLPPGPITNPSPSSLRAAVNPERHEYFYFAADGTGGHTFSRTLREHNQAAEEYHEMMDRRAREADGSSR; from the coding sequence ATGCGAACACAGTCTCTTCTCGTACTGATTGCCGCCCTCGTGTTCGGAGTTGGGGCCGGCGTAGGTGGAGCGATCCTTTTCGGCCCGAATACCGGTTCCTACGATGGGAGTCGGGATCTCATCATTCCCAATGGCGCGTCGCTGGATCAGACCGTCGACTCGCTTCAGGCAGAAAACATCCTCGTTGTTCCCTCTACCTTTCGCCTGGTGGCCAGGGCCACGGGATGGGGCGCCCAGATTAAGCCGGGCCACTACCGCGTTGAGGCGCATACCTCCAACTATCGCCTGCTCGACAAACTGCGCCGCGGCCTTCAGGCCCCGGTGCGGGTAATTATTCCGCCCGGCTCCCGCCCGTCGACGGTAGCAAAGGTGATGGCAAATCGACTCGAGTTGGACGCCGATGCGTTCCTCAGCGCCCTTCGAGATACGAGTCTGGCACAAGAGGTTGGCACCACGCCGTCTCGCCTCTTCGGCTATATGCTTCCCGAAACCTATGAGTTTTACTGGCAGACACCCGCAGAAACGATTGTGCGCCGCATCAAGACGTCGTTCGACCGCTATTATGAGCGGCGCCTGGCCCCCGGGGCCGATAGCCTCGGGCTCACGAAGCGAGAGGTGGTAACCCTTGCGTCCATCGTGGAATGGGAGGCCTTACAGGATCAGGAGAAGCCCCGCATTGCCGGCGTGTATCTCAATCGGCTGGAACGGGGCTGGCGCCTACAGGCCGACCCGACGATCCAGTACGTGCTCATTCAGACGCGTGGAGAGCGGACAAGTCGCGTCCTGTACCGCGACCTAGAGATCGATCATCCGTACAATACCTACCAGATCGACGGGTTGCCGCCCGGGCCTATCACGAATCCATCTCCCTCCTCACTGCGGGCCGCCGTCAATCCGGAGCGGCACGAGTACTTTTACTTTGCCGCCGATGGAACGGGCGGACACACCTTCAGCCGCACGCTCCGAGAGCACAACCAAGCGGCGGAAGAGTATCACGAGATGATGGACCGCCGGGCCCGAGAGGCGGACGGCTCGTCGCGGTAG
- a CDS encoding DUF423 domain-containing protein has protein sequence MTRFFLAAGSIFAGLAVAAGAFGAHGLEDSVSPDRLETFRTAVTYQMYHALALLVVGWAAAQGWGGLLHGAGYCFIAGILIFSGSLYVLVLTDTGWLGAITPFGGVAFIVGWGLLAWGVLSGG, from the coding sequence ATGACGCGTTTCTTTCTTGCCGCCGGATCGATCTTTGCCGGGCTCGCCGTCGCCGCCGGGGCGTTCGGGGCGCACGGGCTCGAAGATAGCGTGTCGCCGGACCGGCTGGAGACGTTCCGCACCGCCGTGACGTACCAGATGTACCACGCACTGGCGCTCCTCGTCGTGGGCTGGGCAGCCGCGCAGGGATGGGGTGGCCTCTTGCATGGGGCCGGCTACTGCTTCATCGCCGGCATTCTGATCTTTTCCGGCAGCCTCTACGTGCTCGTCCTCACCGATACGGGCTGGCTCGGGGCCATCACGCCGTTTGGCGGCGTCGCCTTCATCGTGGGCTGGGGACTGCTGGCGTGGGGCGTCCTTTCGGGGGGATGA
- a CDS encoding LytR C-terminal domain-containing protein, with translation MVSWSRVRNGLLNAALAIGGLCVAVLLYGLVTRVLIPQPDPRRSPGGSNLVGSIIQVEVRNGVGVDRLAAETTHYLRDRGFDVVDVGNYKTFTQKRSVVIDRVGDPEAARKVAEALGLPPDRVEQEIRRQYYLDASVIIGHDYKQLHPFHNQQ, from the coding sequence ATGGTTTCGTGGTCCCGCGTTCGGAATGGCCTTTTAAACGCCGCTCTGGCGATTGGCGGCCTGTGTGTAGCGGTGCTCCTCTATGGCCTCGTCACGCGCGTGCTCATTCCCCAACCCGATCCGCGGCGGTCGCCCGGCGGCTCAAACCTTGTGGGATCCATTATTCAGGTCGAGGTGCGCAACGGGGTCGGCGTCGATCGCCTTGCCGCCGAAACGACGCACTACCTCCGCGATCGTGGGTTCGACGTGGTCGACGTGGGCAATTACAAGACCTTTACCCAGAAACGCTCCGTCGTCATCGATCGTGTGGGCGACCCCGAGGCCGCCCGAAAAGTCGCCGAAGCGCTGGGCCTTCCGCCCGATCGCGTGGAACAGGAAATTCGGCGCCAGTACTACCTCGATGCCTCCGTCATCATCGGGCACGACTACAAACAGCTTCACCCCTTTCACAACCAGCAGTAG
- a CDS encoding response regulator transcription factor, with amino-acid sequence MPPPNGPTTDTENARLLIVEDDPDVGTGLEDFFSIKGYDVTRVTDGADAVQQMTMLPPYDVVLLDVMLPDKDGFEVLREARKAGVDSPVIMLTAKSESKHKLRGFDLGADDYVTKPFDAKELAARVRAVLQRSREPDEMPDVGDVYSFDDYTIDFTDESATKDGEEIEFTDLEFDILEYFINHRGRTVSRKQLLRDVWGISGDITTRTIDRHVASLRKKIEPDPDDPTYIRTVYGIGYKFVEDASSDAADEDAAS; translated from the coding sequence ATGCCCCCGCCCAACGGCCCCACAACGGACACCGAAAATGCCCGCCTACTCATCGTGGAAGACGATCCGGACGTAGGCACCGGTCTCGAAGACTTCTTCTCCATCAAAGGCTACGACGTCACGCGGGTCACGGACGGTGCGGACGCCGTGCAGCAAATGACGATGCTTCCGCCCTACGACGTTGTGCTTCTGGACGTGATGCTGCCGGACAAGGATGGGTTCGAGGTGCTGCGCGAGGCGCGCAAGGCGGGGGTCGACTCGCCCGTTATCATGCTCACGGCCAAGTCGGAGTCAAAACACAAGCTCCGGGGCTTCGACCTGGGGGCCGACGACTACGTAACCAAGCCGTTCGACGCGAAAGAGCTGGCCGCCCGGGTACGGGCTGTCCTCCAGCGCAGCCGTGAACCCGATGAGATGCCGGATGTGGGAGACGTGTACTCGTTCGACGACTATACAATCGACTTCACGGACGAGTCAGCTACGAAGGACGGGGAGGAGATCGAATTTACGGACCTGGAGTTCGACATCCTGGAGTACTTCATCAACCATCGCGGCCGCACTGTGAGCCGCAAACAGCTGCTCCGCGACGTCTGGGGCATCAGCGGCGACATCACCACCCGGACCATCGACCGTCACGTCGCGTCCCTCCGCAAAAAAATCGAACCCGACCCCGACGATCCAACCTACATTCGGACGGTGTACGGCATCGGGTATAAGTTTGTGGAGGACGCGTCGTCCGATGCCGCCGACGAAGACGCAGCGTCTTGA
- a CDS encoding alpha/beta fold hydrolase, protein MPVVASTYTPPPLLSGGHRQTLYASLVRRVDFTYDRRERVDTPDGDFLDLDWAAARPNGASEERGRAVILTHGLEGSADGTYTRGMSRAFVRRGWDVCAWNLRGCSGEINRTATTYHSGKTEDLACVVAHIFEQGYSTVALIGFSLGGNLTLKYLGERGETIDDRICGAVAFSVPVDLEGSSHQIGQLSNWHYTQYFLRTLRQTIRQKAEQHAEVSTDALRHVRTLRDFDDAYTAPLNGFRGADAYYRAASSKPLLSDIAVPTLLVNAANDPFLSETCYPTEAANGHSEFTLEVPESGGHVGFVRFTENGEYWSERRAASFLATALQLQKKDGRPDVEEPLDR, encoded by the coding sequence GTGCCGGTTGTCGCATCCACCTACACGCCGCCGCCTCTCCTTTCCGGGGGACATCGACAAACGCTTTACGCCTCGCTCGTACGACGGGTCGATTTCACCTACGATCGTCGGGAGCGGGTTGACACGCCAGACGGCGATTTTCTGGACCTGGACTGGGCGGCGGCTCGGCCGAACGGCGCATCCGAGGAACGGGGGCGGGCGGTCATTCTCACGCACGGACTGGAGGGGAGTGCGGACGGGACCTATACGCGGGGCATGTCGCGGGCCTTTGTGCGACGGGGGTGGGACGTGTGTGCCTGGAATCTGCGCGGATGCAGTGGCGAGATAAACCGGACGGCTACCACCTACCACAGCGGGAAGACGGAAGACCTGGCATGCGTAGTGGCGCACATCTTCGAGCAGGGGTATTCCACCGTGGCCCTCATTGGGTTCAGTCTCGGCGGCAACCTCACGCTCAAGTACCTTGGGGAGCGCGGCGAGACGATCGACGACCGAATCTGTGGAGCGGTGGCCTTTTCCGTGCCCGTCGATCTGGAGGGGTCGTCTCACCAGATTGGACAGCTTTCAAACTGGCACTACACGCAGTACTTTCTTCGCACCCTCCGGCAGACGATTCGCCAGAAAGCAGAGCAGCATGCCGAGGTGAGTACCGATGCGCTCCGCCACGTCCGCACCCTGCGCGACTTCGACGACGCCTACACGGCGCCGCTCAACGGCTTTCGGGGCGCCGATGCGTACTACCGGGCGGCCAGCAGCAAGCCGCTTTTGTCAGACATCGCTGTGCCCACGCTTCTGGTGAATGCGGCGAACGATCCGTTTCTGAGTGAGACGTGCTACCCGACGGAAGCGGCGAACGGCCATTCCGAGTTCACGCTGGAGGTGCCGGAGAGTGGGGGACACGTCGGCTTCGTCCGCTTCACCGAGAATGGCGAATACTGGTCGGAGCGCCGTGCCGCCTCATTCCTGGCGACGGCACTTCAGCTTCAGAAAAAAGACGGCAGGCCCGACGTGGAGGAGCCCCTCGATCGCTGA
- a CDS encoding thioredoxin family protein produces MNDRRRWKRQRLFLGVLLAILVVGRAQGQEENWHDFEEAMALADSTGRFVMVAVSAPWCGWCHKMRKEVYSSEGVRQCLADDFVRTRLNRDDTDTTYRYKGRRVTPRQIASTFRADGVPATVLLSPRGEYLLHLSGFIESEPLQAVLGFVSARAYRHTTLAEYRTQTAAPCGEPRRSE; encoded by the coding sequence ATGAATGACCGTCGGAGGTGGAAGCGACAGCGTCTGTTTCTCGGAGTCTTGCTTGCGATCCTGGTGGTGGGGAGGGCTCAGGGACAAGAAGAGAACTGGCACGACTTTGAGGAGGCGATGGCCCTCGCGGATTCGACCGGCCGTTTCGTGATGGTCGCCGTCTCCGCTCCGTGGTGCGGGTGGTGTCACAAGATGAGGAAGGAGGTCTATTCGAGCGAGGGCGTGCGCCAGTGTCTGGCGGACGACTTCGTGCGCACGCGCCTCAACCGCGACGACACGGACACGACGTACCGGTACAAGGGGCGACGCGTCACGCCCCGGCAGATTGCCTCCACGTTTCGGGCCGATGGGGTGCCTGCCACCGTCCTGCTTTCGCCACGAGGCGAGTACCTGCTCCACCTGTCGGGATTCATCGAATCGGAGCCGCTTCAGGCGGTGCTTGGGTTCGTGTCGGCGCGTGCCTATCGGCACACAACGCTTGCCGAGTATCGGACACAGACGGCGGCGCCGTGTGGGGAGCCGCGCCGTTCCGAGTGA
- a CDS encoding SGNH/GDSL hydrolase family protein — protein sequence MSSDPSNESVGPVLVFQGDSITDTGRQRTKAAPNEPSGLGSGYAALVASTLLGTQPKRDWICYNRGVGGDTVHDLAARWEDECLALQPDVLSILVGVNDFWYTVSGEHDGTPERYEHQYRRLLDRTCSAHPDVTLVIGEPFALPGSSTVDEQWALHFDEYRQVARRVAVDYGATWVPYQSMFDEALEEAPAAYWASDGVHPTAAGHYRMAQAWLAAVRTGERTAAFA from the coding sequence ATGTCGTCGGATCCGTCGAACGAGTCCGTCGGGCCGGTCCTGGTGTTTCAGGGCGACTCGATCACCGACACGGGCCGCCAGCGAACCAAGGCGGCGCCCAACGAGCCATCCGGTCTGGGGAGCGGCTACGCGGCACTCGTCGCCTCCACCTTGCTGGGCACACAGCCGAAGCGGGACTGGATCTGCTATAATCGGGGCGTAGGGGGCGATACGGTGCACGACCTCGCCGCTCGGTGGGAAGACGAGTGTCTGGCTCTGCAGCCGGATGTTTTGAGCATTCTCGTTGGGGTGAACGACTTCTGGTATACAGTTTCGGGAGAGCACGATGGCACGCCGGAGCGCTACGAGCACCAGTATCGTAGGCTCCTGGACCGAACCTGCAGTGCCCATCCGGACGTAACACTGGTAATTGGAGAGCCGTTTGCCCTTCCGGGAAGCTCGACTGTAGATGAGCAGTGGGCCCTGCACTTTGACGAGTACCGACAGGTCGCCCGGCGGGTTGCCGTCGACTACGGGGCCACATGGGTCCCGTACCAGTCCATGTTTGACGAGGCACTCGAAGAGGCCCCTGCCGCATACTGGGCCAGTGACGGCGTCCATCCAACTGCTGCGGGACACTACCGCATGGCCCAGGCGTGGCTTGCCGCCGTCCGTACGGGGGAACGCACAGCCGCTTTTGCATGA
- the pgeF gene encoding peptidoglycan editing factor PgeF: MPTAHVSSCSGAVLSSPMQTRAPVLRPRIFAEVPSVTAGVSTRKGGVSGAPYDTLNLGRHVGDDSSSVEENRRRFCAALDADPAWLATAGQVHGSTVRVIEAPRHEPFCDGLVTTTPELLLAIATADCAAVLLADPENIVAGACHAGWRGAVAGIVADTVDRMKEEGAEPAQIRAYVSPCLSRSAFEVGPEVAARFDDAFVYRRDEEARPHVDLKAALRHQLERAGVPGDGIEVSDRCTLSDPETFFSYRASGGTTGRMFGAIVLRN; this comes from the coding sequence ATGCCGACCGCTCACGTCTCATCATGCTCCGGTGCCGTGCTCTCGTCCCCGATGCAGACCCGCGCTCCCGTGCTTCGTCCTCGCATCTTTGCTGAGGTGCCGTCGGTGACGGCCGGGGTAAGCACGCGGAAGGGCGGGGTCAGCGGAGCGCCGTACGACACTCTAAACCTGGGCCGCCACGTGGGCGACGACTCCAGCAGTGTTGAGGAGAACCGACGCCGCTTCTGCGCCGCGTTGGATGCCGATCCCGCCTGGCTGGCCACCGCCGGGCAGGTGCACGGGTCTACCGTTCGCGTCATCGAGGCCCCGCGCCACGAGCCATTCTGCGACGGGCTGGTGACGACCACGCCGGAACTGCTGCTTGCCATCGCAACGGCGGACTGTGCGGCAGTCCTTCTGGCGGATCCAGAGAACATCGTGGCGGGGGCGTGCCACGCTGGGTGGCGAGGGGCCGTGGCCGGCATTGTTGCTGATACCGTGGACCGGATGAAAGAAGAGGGCGCTGAGCCGGCGCAGATCCGGGCGTACGTGAGTCCCTGTCTTTCCCGATCGGCCTTTGAGGTGGGGCCGGAGGTGGCGGCCCGCTTTGACGATGCGTTCGTGTACCGTCGGGACGAGGAGGCACGGCCGCACGTTGACCTCAAGGCCGCCCTACGACACCAACTGGAGAGGGCGGGCGTGCCGGGCGACGGGATTGAGGTATCGGATCGCTGCACACTGTCGGATCCAGAGACATTCTTTTCGTACCGCGCCTCCGGCGGCACCACCGGGCGCATGTTCGGCGCGATCGTTCTTCGAAACTGA
- the rsfS gene encoding ribosome silencing factor, protein MASPDQTSTADPSVRQPPRNPGHVLAAHAVDAMAEKKAKDITVIDLRDVSNMADFFVIGTGESDLQVRAIANGVIDRIEEECDEQPWKREGLDHARWAVVDYVDLVVHVFLPSRRDHYRIERLWGEADRAEVPEDGDVSDVELLQELLNQSPEEEE, encoded by the coding sequence ATGGCTTCCCCCGACCAAACATCGACTGCAGACCCTTCCGTCCGTCAACCTCCGCGCAACCCCGGCCACGTGCTGGCGGCCCATGCCGTAGACGCCATGGCCGAAAAGAAGGCCAAAGACATCACGGTAATCGACCTGCGCGACGTGAGCAATATGGCGGACTTCTTCGTCATCGGCACCGGCGAATCCGACCTTCAGGTCCGGGCCATCGCCAATGGGGTCATCGACCGAATTGAGGAAGAATGCGACGAGCAGCCGTGGAAACGAGAGGGACTCGACCATGCCCGGTGGGCTGTAGTCGACTACGTCGACCTCGTCGTGCACGTCTTCCTGCCGTCGCGGCGCGACCACTATCGCATTGAGCGACTCTGGGGCGAGGCCGACCGGGCCGAGGTCCCTGAAGATGGCGACGTATCGGACGTGGAGCTTCTGCAGGAGCTCCTCAATCAGTCGCCGGAGGAGGAGGAATAG